Part of the Zea mays cultivar B73 chromosome 4, Zm-B73-REFERENCE-NAM-5.0, whole genome shotgun sequence genome is shown below.
GCCTCTCTACGTAGTTCTTACCTCTGGGAATCCATGTGCCACCTAAAGCTTGTTCAAAACATGAGGGCACAGAGCGACCCATGGTTTGCAGAATATTTGTTGCGCGTCGGTGGTGGAACTGAGGAAGCGAACAACGATGGTGATGTTCGTCTTCCAGATGAGGTATGTGTGCCATATACTGGTAATGATCGCGACCTTGATAGACTGATAGATGACATTTACCCCAATctaaatgaaaacatgtctaacacAAGCTACATCACTTCAAGAGCAATATTGTCTACACGGAATGactgggtggatatgataaataTGAGGATGATCGATCGTTTCCAAGGGGAGCAGATGATGTACCATAGTTTTGACACCGCGGTGGATGATCCTAATAACTATTACCCATCAGAGTTTCTAAACACGCTGACTCCTAATGGACTACCCCCGCACGTTCTGAAGCTCAAAGTTGGATGCCCAATCATGTTGCTTAGGAATATAGACCCTGCTaatggactttgcaatggcacGAGGTTGGTGGTTCGTGGTTTCCAAAAAAACAGTATTGATGCTGAAATTGTCCTTGGCCAACATGCTGGAATGCGAATGTTCTTGCCTCGTATACCCCTGTGCCCCTCTGATGAtgagatgttccctttccagttTAAAAGGAAGCAGTTTCCGATAAGACTAAGTTTTGCCATGACAGTTAACAAGGCCCAGGGCCAGACGATTCCTAATGTTGGTGTGTACTTGCCGAaaccagtgttctctcatggtCAACTTTATGTTGCTCTATCAAGGGCCACCGCTCGATCAAAAGTGAAGATACTTGCCATTCCAGTCCAcgatgagaagaagaagaagggggttgAAAGGAACTCAGTGATAAATGGCGCAACATACACAAAGAATATCGTTTATAAGGAGGTCCTTACGCCGTAACTGACATTGATGAATGAATGGCAATTAACAACTTGTAATGCATTTAATTATTTTGGTTTTTAGGTGAAGATGTATTTTTGCcttttatttctctattttggcTCCTTTTTAGCTTCCTATTGTTTAGTGGTCATTTGGTTGATACAACAAAGAAAGCAGATGAGCATTGAATAGATGTTATTGAATAGAcacatttgaatttgaaaatgcacatttgaatttgaaatgatCTGACAAGCAAGTTGTGATTTCCATCTATCTTAATGATCACCTAAATAACATATTATAAAACTCAGACTGAATTACAtcttccttttctccccagtttcCAGGTGTAACCTTGAGCTATTGTTACGGTCGGGAACATTTATAGGCGCTCGTAACAGGGGTTAATTAGGCAAAAGGAGGGGTATTTGGGATCAATCAGGAAGGTCTGGTTCAGCAATAAACAATCAATTACAGCCAATCCCATTTTCACCTCCTTTCTAATCATGCTGTTGCTAGCAGGATCAAAACCTTTTTCTGTAAGCATATGTGTAGCCTTTGAGGATCTGTTGCTGAGCATAGCCTCATATGTCATGAACATTAAGAACTCAAGAAACATGCATCTTCCTATGTCCTCGTTGTTAGCCTAGGGGTCATCCTCCATTTCCCTTCGTGCCCAGTCAATTATATTTCTTGTAGCACCATAAAAAACAAAAGAATCTTCTCTGAGCTTCTCAGCCCACATGAGGGCTCTATTCCCAAATCCTTGCTTGCAGAAATGAGAAAGGAAAACGTTGAGTGTGATAGTGTTTGGCTTAAAAGCCATTTTAATAAGCCTGCCAGTAAGTATCATAGCTCGATcaagaacatcaatgcaaatgccaTCCATTAATGTGTTGTACGTAACAGACATAGTGTACACCTAAGTACATAGGTTCCTGTTTGGAACCCCTAGAGATAttagttagctagctaacaaattgtTAGCTGGGTTGAGTCAGCTAATGAACTAATTGTTAGCTGTGAGTTAGCTAACAAATAATTGGGATATTAGTTGTGGGTGTTTGAAACCTATACAACTAATTTTAGCAGTATTAGCTCTAGAGGTTCCAAACAGGGTCATAGCAAACACTATGCATCTAGAAAAGCAAAATGTCTTAGAGTTTGGAATAGAGGGAGAGTAATTGGTAGCGATTGTCTCCAGCAATCCAAATTGCATTAGCTATCATGCAAAAACATTAGCAGCAAGACAAAATTGTAAAGGCCAATTATACCTCAGTAATCTATAACGATTGGTGTCGCCATGGAGGCTTCATCTATAGAAACTTCAGCAATTGCATCTGAATGGGTGTTATTTAGCACCGGCATCTCCTTCTCTCTCCAAATTGCATGAACTTCATCAGTTCGGAATCTTTGTGTAAATGTCGACTCCTCAAGGGGAGTGGTCATGCCATGTGCATATGCCAGTAAACCAGTATATGCAATCATTGCCCCATTGTCTATACAATAGCGGTCATCAGTTGCAAACAGCCTACCCCCTCTTTCTGAGCACATAATCTTCATCATCTCCTGTAAACGTTCGTTGCAACCGACGCCACCAACAATAAGAACGTCCTTTGAATCACAGTGTGCCATGGCACGTTCAGTAATTTCGACAAGCATGTCAAAGATAGTTTCCTGAGAAATTAGGACTTTCATCAGTGTCACTGTCAAGAAAGCATAATCAATTATTATCCACAAGGGGGAAAAGTTTAAGAGCATGCAAGTACCTGCAATGAGTAGCATAGGTCCGCAGGTGTGCACTCATTATTTTTAAGCTTTTCAATCGCCGCAGCTTCAATAAAGCTCAATATGCCACTAAATGACACATCCATACCCTTCACAACATAAGGGACATCAATGAATTGTTCTCCCTTCTTTGCAAGCTGGACAAGGAAAATAAATATGGTAAATTAAGAAACCAAACTCAAGGATGAGAAAAGAATGCGCCATATTGTACAAAAACATAAATCTGTTCAAGCTTCAAAGTGAAAATGTcttcaaaaacaaaacaaaaatgaAAGAAAAATGCTAATGGTGACAGCTAATACAATGATGAAGGTAGAATGGTAGATAACAATACCATGTGGAACTACTTCAGAAGTAGTCTCTTGAAAGATTCACACAGACATAATCTATAGTGTCAACAATGTTAATAATAGTATCGAAGTTCAATCTTAACATAGGCCAATCAAATGGGGACTTCCTGGGATTATCCTATAAGCTCAAGCCCTATGTATCCAGGGATAAAATGTGAAGGCTTCCAGGGCTCAAAAGCTTATTGTCCATCCATCTACACGACCACTCAAATAATTTAGCACATACAGCCAACCAAACACCATTCAACACATGCAGCCCTACTTCAGACAGTCAGCTAAATTTAGTCTCAATTTATTCGAATAAAGGTTTGAGAAAAAGGAACATATATAGAATGAAGCTAATTATGACCCCATACTGGTCAAAGTGCTTAAACGACCAAACAACCCATTGGATACATTTGACCTGGCCGTGATACAATAAATGTTCATCAGCTGTATGTAAAAAGATAAGTTCTGTTGGCTGATTGTATGA
Proteins encoded:
- the LOC103641568 gene encoding probable tRNA N6-adenosine threonylcarbamoyltransferase, which translates into the protein MDVSFSGILSFIEAAAIEKLKNNECTPADLCYSLQETIFDMLVEITERAMAHCDSKDVLIVGGVGCNERLQEMMKIMCSERGGRLFATDDRYCIDNGAMIAYTGLLAYAHGMTTPLEESTFTQRFRTDEVHAIWREKEMPVLNNTHSDAIAEVSIDEASMATPIVIDY